One region of Anaeromyxobacter paludicola genomic DNA includes:
- a CDS encoding sensor histidine kinase, with translation MARFRNPVPEAVEALRAELAGGSRAELIPEVQLLSDLLEARAERLRPKEEPERELLAAIPDAAALVGKNGRVRAANVAADALAADGRAAGLTALELTRSAELSEAVQRALEGSSRKLELQLPGGRQTLVAHLTPLLRGEVLLILRDVTREREAERARRDLVANASHELRTPVTAIHGAAETLLGGALAEPEQARHFVEMIARHADRLARLTRDLLDLSRIESGQWAMNVGPLDVVPLARNLLDLYAAPAAERRLALGSALPEALRVQADARALEQILVNLVENAIKYTPAGGAVTLSGAAEGPSVTLAVTDTGPGIDKHHLPRLFERFYRADAGRGRDQGGTGLGLAIVKHLAHAQGGAVGVESGAGGSRFWVRLPAAD, from the coding sequence TTGGCCCGGTTCCGCAACCCGGTGCCCGAGGCGGTGGAGGCGCTCCGCGCCGAGCTCGCCGGCGGTTCGCGCGCGGAGCTCATCCCCGAGGTGCAGCTCCTCTCGGATCTCCTCGAGGCGCGGGCGGAGCGGCTCCGGCCCAAGGAGGAGCCGGAGCGGGAGCTCCTCGCCGCGATCCCCGACGCCGCCGCCCTCGTGGGCAAGAACGGCCGCGTCCGCGCCGCCAACGTCGCCGCCGACGCGCTCGCCGCCGACGGCCGCGCCGCCGGGCTCACCGCCCTCGAGCTCACCCGCAGCGCCGAGCTCTCCGAGGCGGTGCAGCGCGCCCTCGAGGGGAGCTCCCGCAAGCTCGAGCTGCAGCTCCCCGGCGGGCGCCAGACCCTGGTGGCCCACCTCACGCCGCTCCTGCGCGGCGAGGTGCTCCTCATCCTGCGCGACGTCACCCGCGAGCGCGAGGCCGAGCGCGCCCGCCGCGACCTCGTCGCCAACGCGAGCCACGAGCTGCGCACGCCGGTGACGGCCATCCACGGGGCGGCCGAGACGCTCCTCGGCGGCGCGCTGGCCGAGCCGGAGCAGGCCCGCCACTTCGTCGAGATGATCGCCCGCCACGCCGACCGGCTGGCGCGGCTCACGCGCGACCTCCTCGACCTCTCCCGCATCGAGTCGGGGCAGTGGGCCATGAACGTGGGGCCGCTCGACGTGGTGCCGCTGGCGCGCAACCTCCTCGACCTCTACGCGGCGCCCGCCGCCGAGCGGAGGCTCGCGCTCGGGAGCGCGCTGCCCGAGGCGCTGCGGGTGCAGGCCGACGCGCGCGCGCTCGAGCAGATCCTGGTGAACCTCGTCGAGAACGCCATCAAGTACACGCCGGCCGGCGGCGCGGTGACGCTCTCGGGCGCGGCGGAGGGGCCGAGCGTCACGCTCGCGGTGACCGACACCGGCCCGGGCATCGACAAGCACCACCTGCCGCGGCTCTTCGAGCGCTTCTACCGCGCCGACGCCGGCCGCGGCCGCGACCAGGGCGGCACCGGGCTCGGGCTCGCCATCGTGAAGCACCTCGCGCACGCGCAGGGCGGCGCGGTGGGCGTCGAGAGCGGGGCCGGCGGGAGCCGGTTCTGGGTCCGGCTGCCGGCGGCGGACTAG
- a CDS encoding THUMP domain-containing class I SAM-dependent RNA methyltransferase has protein sequence MRFFATCAKGTEGPLRTELSRMGLKHLKGDRGGVRFEGKLEAGMRACLHSRIAMRVLLELATFPAPDADALYEGARAVAWQEWLTERTTLAVDASVKDSALTHSQFAGLKLKDAVVDVLRDRLGARPDVDPKDPDVRIVLHVARDEATVSLDLAGHPLHRRGYRAAMTDAPLKETLAAAVLALGQVDPAKPFVDPMCGSGTLAIEHALAARRIAPGLGRPFGFQRWPVYRGQPQSRWDQLKEEARAAVLPAAPAPIVARDFAAKPLEATRLCAAAAGVLADLRVERADVRDLAPEWPEGTLCTNPPYGERLTGTHAEREARRGEEDRRGPRGGRPSPHREAPPDPHEERINLKKLTGLYRQMGETFLRHSGWEVVILSGSPLLEEAFPFKPLVSHRLWNGPIEARMLRYRMP, from the coding sequence ATGAGATTCTTCGCCACCTGCGCCAAGGGCACCGAGGGCCCGCTCCGGACCGAGCTCTCCCGGATGGGCTTGAAGCACCTCAAGGGCGACCGCGGCGGCGTGCGCTTCGAGGGCAAGCTCGAGGCCGGCATGCGCGCCTGCCTGCACAGCCGGATCGCCATGCGCGTCCTGCTCGAGCTCGCCACCTTCCCGGCGCCCGACGCCGACGCGCTCTACGAGGGCGCCCGCGCCGTCGCCTGGCAGGAGTGGCTCACCGAGCGCACCACGCTCGCCGTGGACGCCTCGGTGAAGGACTCGGCGCTCACCCACTCGCAGTTCGCCGGGCTGAAGCTCAAGGACGCGGTGGTGGACGTCCTGCGCGACCGGCTGGGCGCCCGGCCCGACGTGGACCCGAAGGACCCGGACGTCCGGATCGTCCTGCACGTCGCGCGCGACGAGGCGACCGTCTCGCTCGACCTCGCCGGCCACCCGCTCCACCGGCGCGGCTACCGGGCCGCCATGACCGACGCGCCGCTCAAGGAGACGCTGGCCGCGGCGGTGCTGGCGCTCGGGCAGGTGGACCCGGCGAAGCCCTTCGTGGACCCGATGTGCGGCTCGGGCACCCTCGCCATCGAGCACGCGCTGGCCGCGCGGCGGATCGCGCCCGGGCTGGGCCGGCCCTTCGGGTTCCAGCGCTGGCCGGTGTACCGCGGCCAGCCACAGTCGCGCTGGGACCAGCTCAAGGAGGAGGCCCGGGCGGCGGTGCTGCCGGCGGCGCCGGCGCCCATCGTGGCGCGCGACTTCGCCGCCAAGCCGCTCGAGGCGACGCGGCTCTGCGCCGCCGCGGCCGGCGTGCTCGCCGATCTCCGCGTCGAGCGGGCCGACGTGCGCGACCTCGCGCCGGAGTGGCCGGAGGGGACCCTCTGCACCAACCCGCCCTACGGCGAGCGGCTCACCGGCACCCACGCCGAGCGCGAGGCGCGGCGCGGCGAGGAGGACCGGCGCGGACCGCGCGGCGGGCGCCCCTCGCCTCACCGCGAGGCCCCGCCCGATCCGCACGAGGAGCGGATAAATCTCAAGAAGCTGACCGGCCTCTACCGCCAGATGGGCGAGACCTTCCTCAGGCACTCGGGCTGGGAGGTGGTGATCCTCTCCGGCAGCCCGCTGCTCGAGGAGGCCTTCCCCTTCAAGCCGCTCGTCTCGCACCGGCTCTGGAACGGGCCGATCGAGGCGCGAATGCTCCGTTACCGGATGCCATAG
- a CDS encoding O-methyltransferase, translating into MSAAGEKGFGQGSEELARWVDRVFQPEDPLLREIRERTVAAGLRPIQVGPFDGLHLEVLARAAGARRAVEIGTLGGYSGVCLLRGMGEGGLLHTFEREPATAEVAAETFRRAGLERQVRLHVGDARVALREIDREGPFDLVFIDADKTGYPEYLAWAEENLRVGGTVLADNAFGWGGVAQERYEGRHAPEGVEALKRFNERLAKGGRLRATMLPTEEGLAMGVKVR; encoded by the coding sequence ATGAGCGCGGCGGGCGAGAAGGGCTTCGGGCAGGGCAGCGAGGAGCTGGCGCGCTGGGTGGACCGGGTGTTCCAGCCGGAGGACCCGCTCCTGCGCGAGATCCGGGAGCGCACCGTCGCGGCCGGGCTGCGGCCGATCCAGGTGGGCCCGTTCGACGGGCTGCACCTCGAGGTGCTGGCGCGCGCCGCGGGGGCGCGGCGGGCGGTCGAGATCGGGACGCTGGGCGGGTACAGCGGCGTCTGCCTGCTGCGCGGCATGGGCGAGGGCGGCCTCCTCCACACCTTCGAGCGCGAGCCCGCCACCGCCGAGGTGGCCGCCGAGACCTTCCGCCGGGCCGGGCTCGAGCGGCAGGTCCGGCTCCACGTCGGCGACGCGCGGGTCGCGCTGCGCGAGATCGATCGCGAGGGGCCGTTCGACCTGGTCTTCATCGACGCCGACAAGACCGGCTACCCCGAGTACCTCGCCTGGGCGGAGGAGAACCTCCGCGTCGGCGGCACGGTGCTCGCCGACAACGCCTTCGGCTGGGGCGGCGTGGCGCAGGAGCGCTACGAGGGGCGCCACGCGCCCGAGGGCGTCGAGGCGCTGAAGCGCTTCAACGAGCGGCTCGCGAAGGGCGGCCGCCTCCGCGCCACCATGCTCCCGACCGAGGAGGGCCTGGCGATGGGCGTGAAGGTGCGCTGA
- a CDS encoding POT family MFS transporter: MSAAERFPPQIRYIVGNEGCERFSFYGMRSILTVYMAGWLGLPDHEAAANYHLFVMACYLTPLAGGWLADRFFGRYAVILWLSLGYVAGHAVIALFESRAGLYAGLALIAAGSGGIKPCVSAFVGDQFREGQEKLVEKVYALFYWSVNMGSFSSTLLIPWLLARFGPRVAFGLPGVLMALALVVFLAGRRHYRHVPPTGPNPHGFLRVTLSRLRGREDRHPPEAVAGAAAAWRVMGLFAALLGFWALFDQHGSSWVIQARALDLRLGGVTLQPSQLSAMNPILVLGIIPLFSGVVFPWLERRGLDPTPLRRIATGMVCTTLSFVCAALLQRAIDAGGHPPAAWQAVQYLFLTVGEVLVSVTALELAYTQAPRSMKSTVMSLWFLTIAAGNLLTAWVSELNRFQGAAYFAFFAGLVLACTVLFVLVARRYRMAAFQAA, encoded by the coding sequence GTGAGCGCGGCGGAGCGGTTCCCGCCGCAGATCCGGTACATCGTCGGGAACGAGGGGTGCGAGCGCTTCTCGTTCTACGGGATGCGCTCGATCCTGACCGTCTACATGGCCGGCTGGCTCGGCCTGCCCGACCACGAGGCGGCCGCCAACTACCACCTCTTCGTCATGGCCTGCTACCTCACGCCGCTCGCCGGCGGGTGGCTCGCCGACCGGTTCTTCGGGCGCTACGCGGTGATCCTGTGGCTCTCGCTCGGCTACGTGGCGGGACACGCCGTGATCGCGCTCTTCGAGAGCCGCGCCGGGCTCTACGCCGGGCTCGCCCTCATCGCCGCGGGCTCGGGCGGGATCAAGCCGTGCGTCTCCGCCTTCGTCGGCGACCAGTTCCGGGAGGGGCAGGAGAAGCTGGTCGAGAAGGTGTACGCGCTCTTCTACTGGTCGGTGAACATGGGCTCGTTCAGCTCGACCCTGCTCATCCCCTGGCTCCTGGCGCGCTTCGGCCCGCGGGTCGCGTTCGGGCTCCCCGGCGTCCTCATGGCCCTCGCGCTGGTCGTCTTCCTCGCCGGGCGGCGCCACTACCGGCACGTGCCCCCCACCGGTCCCAACCCGCACGGCTTCCTGCGCGTCACCCTCTCGCGGCTGCGCGGGCGCGAGGATCGCCACCCGCCCGAGGCGGTGGCCGGCGCCGCCGCCGCCTGGCGCGTGATGGGGCTCTTCGCCGCGCTCCTCGGCTTCTGGGCGCTCTTCGACCAGCACGGCTCGTCCTGGGTGATCCAGGCGCGGGCGCTGGACCTGCGGCTCGGCGGCGTGACGCTGCAGCCGTCGCAGCTCTCGGCGATGAACCCGATCCTGGTGCTCGGGATCATCCCGCTCTTCAGCGGGGTGGTCTTCCCCTGGCTCGAGCGGCGCGGCCTCGACCCGACGCCGCTCCGGCGCATCGCGACGGGGATGGTCTGCACCACGCTCTCCTTCGTCTGCGCGGCGCTCCTGCAGCGCGCCATCGACGCCGGCGGCCACCCGCCCGCGGCCTGGCAGGCGGTGCAGTACCTCTTCCTCACCGTGGGCGAGGTGCTGGTCTCGGTGACCGCCCTCGAGCTCGCCTACACCCAGGCCCCCCGGAGCATGAAGAGCACCGTGATGAGCCTCTGGTTCCTCACCATCGCCGCCGGCAACCTCCTCACGGCCTGGGTGTCGGAGCTGAACCGCTTCCAGGGCGCGGCCTACTTCGCGTTCTTCGCCGGCCTGGTCCTCGCCTGCACGGTGCTGTTCGTGCTCGTGGCGCGGCGCTACCGGATGGCGGCCTTCCAGGCGGCCTGA
- a CDS encoding multicopper oxidase family protein, whose product MNRREFLRWTALGGAALAFRPRLAWAFSQTVKLRKFIQPLPGLGAGGIPLATPDRASIPGTDLYTIEAGEYRHQFHPDLPPSRLWGYADLNGVHGYLGGLIVATRDRPVRLRVHNRLPAQHPLPVDRTLCGAEGPDNRIAVHLHGGFVPWTSDGGPTSWFSPGNLQGETCLNRNPDGSAEYYYPNQQSARLMWYHDHAMGITRLNAYAGLATGYLVTDDVEQGFLSGGALPSIGIPLVLQEKTFVDGKDPNYTWGQVGDLWYPYLYEWQSPTGRWDYAPFAEPPGAVSGPLPVPSCVPEFFADTPVVNGAAYPYLEVQPRHYRFRILNGSQARFYNLQLYYADASGAEANLGRPGPAMVQIGTEGGFLPAPVTLNAPPQPIGFDPAGNAVRYTLLLAPAERADIVIDFSNVPPGSRLVLYNDAPAPFPMGDPLNDYFTGDPDQTAAGGAPTTRAGFGPNTRTLLQFRVLPLQGARDPASYDAIARGLVPLPPVPALDPAHAKVRDLTLNEDFDELGRLIQRLGTARQAGVDSQGLPTWGRNYMDPATETPRAGDVEVWRVFNLTGDTHPVHFHLVNVQVLSRQPFDPGAWNGKPRFTGPARPPDANERGWKETVRMNPGECTTVIMRFDLPQVPFAVPQSPRTGGYEYVWHCHILEHEEHDMMRPLVVTP is encoded by the coding sequence ATGAATCGCAGGGAGTTCCTGAGGTGGACCGCGCTCGGCGGCGCGGCGCTCGCGTTCCGGCCGAGGCTGGCCTGGGCCTTTTCCCAGACGGTGAAGCTGCGCAAGTTCATCCAGCCCTTGCCCGGGCTGGGCGCGGGCGGGATCCCGCTCGCGACGCCGGACCGCGCCTCCATCCCCGGCACCGACCTCTACACCATCGAGGCCGGCGAGTACCGCCACCAGTTCCACCCCGACCTGCCGCCCTCCCGGCTGTGGGGCTACGCCGATCTGAACGGCGTGCACGGCTACCTCGGCGGCCTCATCGTCGCCACGCGGGACCGGCCGGTCCGGCTCCGGGTCCACAACCGGCTGCCGGCGCAGCACCCGCTCCCGGTCGATCGCACCCTCTGCGGCGCCGAGGGCCCGGACAACCGCATCGCGGTCCATCTCCACGGCGGGTTCGTGCCCTGGACCAGCGACGGCGGGCCGACCTCCTGGTTCTCGCCCGGGAACCTGCAGGGCGAGACCTGCCTCAACCGCAACCCCGACGGCTCGGCCGAGTACTACTACCCGAACCAGCAGTCCGCGCGGCTCATGTGGTACCACGACCACGCCATGGGCATCACCCGGCTCAACGCCTACGCCGGGCTGGCCACGGGCTACCTCGTGACCGACGACGTCGAGCAGGGCTTCCTCTCCGGCGGCGCCCTGCCCTCCATCGGCATCCCGCTCGTCCTCCAGGAGAAGACCTTCGTGGACGGCAAGGATCCCAACTACACCTGGGGCCAGGTCGGCGACCTCTGGTACCCGTACCTCTACGAGTGGCAGAGCCCGACCGGCCGCTGGGACTACGCGCCCTTCGCGGAGCCGCCGGGCGCGGTCTCGGGGCCGCTGCCGGTGCCCTCCTGCGTCCCGGAGTTCTTCGCCGACACGCCGGTGGTGAACGGCGCCGCCTACCCCTACCTCGAGGTGCAGCCGCGCCACTACCGGTTCCGGATCCTGAACGGCTCGCAGGCGCGCTTCTACAACCTGCAGCTCTACTACGCCGACGCCAGCGGCGCCGAGGCGAACCTCGGCCGGCCCGGCCCGGCCATGGTCCAGATCGGCACCGAGGGCGGCTTCCTCCCCGCGCCGGTGACGCTCAACGCGCCGCCGCAGCCGATCGGCTTCGACCCGGCCGGCAACGCGGTCCGCTACACGCTCCTGCTCGCGCCGGCCGAGCGGGCCGACATCGTCATCGACTTCTCCAACGTGCCGCCCGGCTCGCGGCTCGTCCTCTACAACGACGCCCCGGCGCCGTTCCCCATGGGCGACCCGCTCAACGACTACTTCACCGGCGACCCCGACCAGACCGCCGCGGGCGGCGCGCCCACCACGAGAGCCGGCTTCGGGCCCAACACCCGCACCCTCCTCCAGTTCCGCGTCCTGCCGCTCCAGGGCGCCCGCGATCCCGCCTCCTACGACGCCATCGCGCGCGGCCTCGTCCCGCTGCCGCCCGTGCCGGCGCTCGATCCCGCCCACGCCAAGGTCCGCGACCTCACGCTCAACGAGGACTTCGACGAGCTGGGCCGGCTCATCCAGCGGCTCGGCACCGCCAGGCAGGCCGGGGTGGACAGCCAGGGGCTGCCGACCTGGGGCCGCAACTACATGGACCCGGCCACCGAGACGCCGCGGGCCGGCGACGTCGAGGTCTGGCGCGTCTTCAACCTCACCGGCGACACCCACCCCGTGCACTTCCACCTCGTCAACGTCCAGGTGCTGTCGCGCCAGCCGTTCGACCCGGGCGCCTGGAACGGGAAGCCGCGCTTCACCGGCCCGGCTCGCCCGCCCGACGCCAACGAGCGGGGCTGGAAGGAGACGGTGCGGATGAACCCCGGCGAGTGCACCACGGTCATCATGCGCTTCGACCTGCCGCAGGTGCCCTTCGCCGTGCCGCAGAGCCCGCGCACCGGCGGCTACGAGTACGTCTGGCACTGCCACATCCTCGAGCACGAGGAGCACGACATGATGCGGCCGCTGGTCGTGACGCCGTGA
- a CDS encoding GGDEF domain-containing protein: MVTSPRPPLPDESTPLPGALPHRTGALPIAAWFGQLTPGLALALAVLMTACVAVGDLLTGAEMVFTLLYLGPVAFATWFVGARAGAALSAASAAASVATDLATRTTPLPAAILTWNLLVQLGVLLAQVMLLDAFRSRLEAESQLARTDPLTDIPNRRGFLEAAQLEVERARRHRRPLTVAYVDVDDFKGVNDRLGHAGGDLLLATVAAALRGSTRAVDGVARLGGDEFGLLLPETDGPTAEALLARVRATLAAAAREQGFEVTFSAGAVCFVEPPGSVDELLRRADDLMYECKRQGKNRIRFAQVGGERARLRG; this comes from the coding sequence TTGGTCACCTCCCCGCGCCCGCCCCTCCCGGACGAGTCCACCCCCCTGCCCGGCGCCCTGCCGCACCGGACCGGGGCGCTCCCCATCGCCGCCTGGTTCGGCCAGCTCACGCCGGGGCTCGCCCTCGCCCTGGCCGTGCTGATGACCGCCTGCGTCGCGGTGGGCGACCTGCTCACCGGCGCGGAGATGGTCTTCACGCTCCTCTACCTCGGGCCGGTGGCCTTCGCGACCTGGTTCGTGGGCGCCCGGGCCGGCGCCGCGCTCTCCGCCGCGTCGGCGGCCGCCTCGGTCGCGACCGACCTCGCCACCCGGACCACCCCGCTCCCCGCCGCGATCCTCACCTGGAACCTGCTCGTCCAGCTCGGCGTGCTCCTCGCCCAGGTGATGCTGCTCGACGCCTTCCGGTCGCGGCTCGAGGCCGAGTCGCAGCTCGCCCGCACCGATCCGCTCACCGACATCCCCAACCGGCGCGGGTTCCTGGAGGCGGCGCAGCTCGAGGTCGAGCGCGCCCGCCGGCACCGCCGGCCGCTCACGGTGGCCTACGTGGACGTGGACGATTTCAAGGGCGTGAACGACCGGCTCGGCCACGCCGGCGGCGACCTCCTCCTCGCCACCGTCGCCGCGGCGCTGCGCGGCAGCACCCGGGCGGTGGACGGCGTGGCCCGGCTCGGCGGCGACGAGTTCGGCCTGCTCCTGCCGGAGACGGACGGGCCGACGGCCGAGGCGCTGCTCGCCCGCGTGCGCGCCACGCTCGCGGCGGCGGCGCGCGAGCAGGGGTTCGAGGTCACCTTCAGCGCCGGCGCGGTCTGCTTCGTCGAGCCGCCCGGCAGCGTGGACGAGCTGCTCCGCCGGGCCGACGACCTCATGTACGAGTGCAAGCGCCAGGGGAAGAACCGGATCCGTTTCGCGCAGGTCGGCGGGGAACGCGCTAGGTTGCGCGGATGA
- a CDS encoding DUF4442 domain-containing protein, which produces MLLKETALVRLLGLRIPVLLFLGPRVERLDEEGCAISIPLGLRSRNHLGSMYFGALCAGADVAAGLNAAKLIWFGGHRGVQLVFKDVKAEFLKRADGDVRFEMRQGREVKDALLRTEASGEREVVPVEVLATVPARYGDEPVARFTMGLALKRR; this is translated from the coding sequence GTGCTCCTCAAGGAAACCGCGCTCGTCCGGCTGCTCGGGCTCCGCATCCCGGTGCTCCTCTTCCTCGGCCCGCGGGTGGAGCGGCTCGACGAGGAGGGCTGCGCCATCTCCATCCCGCTCGGGCTCCGGTCGCGCAACCACCTCGGCTCGATGTACTTCGGCGCGCTCTGCGCCGGCGCCGACGTCGCCGCCGGCCTGAACGCGGCGAAGCTCATCTGGTTCGGCGGCCACCGGGGCGTGCAGCTCGTCTTCAAGGACGTGAAGGCCGAGTTCCTGAAGCGCGCCGACGGCGACGTGCGCTTCGAGATGCGGCAGGGGCGCGAGGTGAAGGACGCGCTCCTGCGCACCGAGGCGTCCGGGGAGCGCGAGGTGGTGCCGGTCGAGGTGCTGGCCACCGTCCCCGCGAGGTACGGCGACGAGCCGGTGGCGCGCTTCACGATGGGGCTCGCGCTGAAGCGCCGGTGA
- a CDS encoding ATP-binding protein, which yields MLVAVVPALALQLQAARSERQRLLRDARETAHTRALLVAEQQQRAVDGIHGLLLAISRMAEVRARSPACNASLAPLLEAAPAYANVGAVLPSGQVFCTAFPAARPTNLGDRAFMRRAIETGRFASGGYTVSRLRGVLTMPFGQPVWGDRGELAAVAFASLDLAALQRQLEGLPLPPGVTVAVMDREGVQLAVRPAAQGQAGTPFDPALLARLAARTDPLDLAGPDGVERIYASAPVATSVGELAMRVVVGVPSADIYGHVNEAVRRNLLALGLVSLLALGGAVLAGEHLLVRRIRALIAAAGRIARGDEGARSGLRAGEDELGQLVRAFDGMAESLQALARQREQLEEQLRQGQKMKALGQLAGGVAHDFNNLLTAILACGRFLQERLPPGAPGRDDADAIVAAGERAAALTRQLLALARRQRLAPRFITLADAVRSLEQMLARVLGEEIEVVVEVRAPGPVEADPAQLELLLLNLALNARDAMPGGGRLTLTVDERDGGRSGGPGLPAGPLSALSVRDTGGGIAPEVMEHLFEPFFTTKPPGKGTGLGLATVYGFVTQSGGTIQARSAPGQGTEFVALFPRRAPALAASPAAPAKAASTRGSETVLLVEDDDAVRGIARRALKRAGYQVLDAASPSAALAASRGHPGPIALLVSDVLLPERNGWELSRTLVAERDGLRVLFMSGYAGDRLDGTQLLPPGVPLVPKPFTAEELLARVRAAIDGR from the coding sequence GTGCTGGTCGCGGTGGTGCCGGCGCTGGCGCTGCAGCTCCAGGCGGCCCGGAGCGAGCGGCAGCGGCTCCTGCGCGACGCCCGCGAGACGGCGCACACGCGCGCGCTGCTCGTGGCCGAGCAGCAGCAGCGGGCGGTGGACGGGATCCACGGGCTGCTCCTCGCCATCTCCCGCATGGCCGAGGTGCGCGCGCGCTCCCCCGCCTGCAACGCCTCCCTGGCGCCGCTCCTCGAGGCGGCCCCGGCGTACGCCAACGTGGGCGCCGTCCTCCCGAGCGGCCAGGTGTTCTGCACCGCCTTCCCGGCGGCGCGCCCGACCAACCTCGGCGACCGGGCCTTCATGCGGCGCGCCATCGAGACCGGCCGGTTCGCCTCGGGCGGCTACACCGTCTCCCGGCTCCGCGGCGTCCTCACCATGCCCTTCGGGCAGCCGGTCTGGGGCGACCGCGGCGAGCTCGCGGCCGTCGCCTTCGCCTCCCTCGACCTGGCCGCGCTGCAGCGGCAGCTCGAGGGGCTGCCGCTCCCGCCCGGCGTGACCGTCGCGGTCATGGATCGCGAGGGGGTGCAGCTCGCCGTCCGGCCCGCGGCGCAGGGGCAGGCCGGCACGCCCTTCGACCCGGCGCTCCTGGCCCGGCTCGCGGCGCGCACCGATCCGCTCGATCTCGCCGGCCCGGACGGCGTGGAGCGCATCTACGCGTCGGCGCCGGTCGCCACCTCGGTGGGCGAGCTGGCGATGCGGGTGGTGGTGGGCGTCCCCTCGGCGGACATCTACGGCCACGTCAACGAGGCGGTCCGGCGCAACCTGCTGGCGCTCGGGCTGGTGTCGCTGCTCGCGCTCGGCGGCGCGGTGCTCGCGGGCGAGCACCTGCTCGTCCGCCGGATCCGGGCGCTCATCGCGGCCGCCGGCCGGATCGCGCGCGGCGACGAGGGCGCGCGCAGCGGGCTGCGCGCCGGCGAGGACGAGCTCGGCCAGCTGGTGCGCGCCTTCGACGGGATGGCGGAGTCGCTGCAGGCGCTGGCGCGCCAGCGGGAGCAGCTCGAGGAGCAGCTCCGCCAGGGGCAGAAGATGAAGGCCCTCGGCCAGCTCGCGGGCGGCGTGGCCCACGACTTCAACAACCTGCTCACCGCCATCCTGGCCTGCGGCCGGTTCCTGCAGGAGCGGCTCCCGCCCGGCGCCCCCGGGCGCGACGACGCCGACGCCATCGTCGCGGCCGGCGAGCGGGCGGCGGCGCTGACCCGCCAGCTCCTCGCGCTGGCGCGCCGCCAGCGGCTGGCGCCCCGGTTCATCACGCTCGCCGACGCGGTCCGCTCGCTCGAGCAGATGCTGGCGCGCGTGCTCGGCGAGGAGATCGAGGTGGTGGTCGAGGTGCGCGCGCCGGGCCCGGTGGAGGCCGACCCCGCGCAGCTCGAGCTCCTGCTCCTGAACCTCGCGCTCAACGCCCGCGACGCCATGCCCGGGGGCGGCCGCCTGACCCTCACGGTGGACGAGCGCGACGGCGGACGCTCGGGCGGGCCGGGGCTGCCGGCCGGGCCGCTCTCGGCGCTCTCGGTGCGCGACACCGGCGGCGGCATCGCGCCCGAGGTGATGGAGCACCTCTTCGAGCCCTTCTTCACCACCAAGCCGCCGGGGAAGGGGACCGGGCTCGGCCTCGCCACCGTCTACGGCTTCGTCACCCAGAGCGGCGGGACCATCCAGGCGCGCTCGGCGCCGGGCCAGGGGACCGAGTTCGTCGCGCTCTTCCCGCGCCGCGCCCCGGCGCTGGCGGCCTCGCCGGCCGCGCCCGCGAAGGCGGCGTCCACCCGCGGCTCGGAGACGGTGCTGCTGGTCGAGGACGACGACGCGGTGCGCGGCATCGCCCGGCGCGCCCTCAAGCGCGCGGGGTACCAGGTGCTCGACGCGGCGAGCCCGTCGGCCGCCCTCGCGGCCTCCCGAGGCCACCCCGGCCCGATCGCGCTCCTCGTGAGCGACGTCCTCCTCCCCGAGCGCAACGGCTGGGAGCTCTCGCGCACGCTCGTCGCCGAGCGCGACGGCCTGCGGGTGCTCTTCATGTCGGGCTACGCCGGCGACCGGCTCGACGGGACCCAGCTCCTCCCGCCCGGCGTCCCGCTGGTCCCGAAGCCCTTCACCGCCGAGGAGCTGCTGGCGCGCGTGCGCGCCGCGATCGACGGGCGGTGA
- a CDS encoding response regulator, producing MPSVLIVDDERDLVSLLDFNLRQAGFETLLAQSGEEALGWLRRRVPDLILLDLMLPDVSGVEICRKVKTDPRTRAVPVVMLTARSDEVDRVVGFELGADDYVTKPFSVRELVLRVKAVLRRAAAAPAEQRPPSEVGPIRVDLEAHRCFVDGAEVELTALEFKLLTTFMARLGRVQSRDQLLTDVWEMSAEVETRTVDTHVKRLREKLGSARELLETVRGVGYRLVAPGAGA from the coding sequence GTGCCCTCGGTGCTGATCGTCGACGACGAGCGCGATCTGGTCTCCCTGCTCGACTTCAACCTGCGGCAGGCCGGGTTCGAGACCCTGCTCGCGCAGAGCGGCGAGGAGGCCCTCGGCTGGCTCCGCCGCCGCGTGCCCGACCTCATCCTCCTCGACCTCATGCTCCCCGACGTCTCCGGGGTCGAGATCTGCCGCAAGGTGAAGACCGACCCCCGGACCCGGGCGGTGCCGGTGGTGATGCTCACCGCCCGCTCCGACGAGGTGGACCGCGTGGTCGGGTTCGAGCTCGGCGCCGACGACTACGTCACGAAGCCCTTCAGCGTCCGGGAGCTGGTGCTGCGGGTGAAGGCGGTGCTCCGCCGCGCCGCCGCCGCGCCGGCCGAGCAGCGCCCGCCGTCCGAGGTCGGGCCCATCCGCGTGGACCTCGAGGCGCACCGCTGCTTCGTGGACGGCGCCGAGGTGGAGCTCACCGCCCTCGAGTTCAAGCTCCTCACCACCTTCATGGCCCGGCTCGGGCGCGTGCAGTCGCGCGACCAGCTCCTCACCGACGTGTGGGAGATGTCGGCCGAGGTGGAGACGCGCACCGTGGACACGCACGTGAAGCGGCTGCGCGAGAAGCTCGGCTCGGCGCGCGAGCTGCTCGAGACGGTGCGCGGGGTGGGTTACCGGCTGGTGGCCCCCGGCGCGGGGGCGTGA